Proteins from a genomic interval of Sporolactobacillus sp. Y61:
- a CDS encoding M23 family metallopeptidase: MSASRSTGGFSWPASGRLSSSYGYRSFDNGFHPGIDIANSTGTPILATADGIVFRAYVSPSYGNCAMISHVINGQTYTSVYAHMSQLNVTNGQKVSRGQVIGAMGSTGNSTGSHLHFELYNGPWTPPPHPGTVNPLNYLN; encoded by the coding sequence CTGAGTGCTTCACGGAGCACTGGCGGATTTAGCTGGCCAGCCTCCGGAAGACTTTCTTCGAGTTATGGCTACCGGTCTTTTGACAATGGTTTCCATCCGGGTATTGATATCGCAAACAGTACAGGAACGCCAATCCTTGCAACAGCAGACGGGATTGTATTTAGAGCTTACGTGTCGCCAAGTTATGGTAACTGTGCGATGATTAGCCATGTCATAAACGGTCAGACCTACACTTCGGTTTACGCCCATATGTCGCAGCTAAATGTCACAAACGGGCAGAAGGTTTCCCGGGGTCAGGTCATAGGTGCCATGGGAAGTACGGGAAATTCCACCGGTTCTCATCTGCACTTTGAACTGTATAACGGTCCCTGGACGCCGCCGCCGCATCCGGGAACTGTCAATCCGTTAAATTATCTAAACTAA
- the yidA gene encoding sugar-phosphatase, whose translation MIKLIAIDLDGTLLNPDGSISRKSHSALKEAKNKGVKIVLCSGRPLAGIKPFLKELGLTDPGDYAITYNGGLVQKTDTGDVLSERILTRHDIISLYALSRKIGVPMNFIDMNKVYCPDPPADRPSLYRQIMHALPFVKADIEQLPSDLKINKVVYCTDQAALDQAIRSIPAFYRSQYTMMKSRTILLEILNKDVNKARGLQVLGSYLKIAPREMMAIGDQENDLAMIRYAGLGVAMGNAIMELKNDAQFVTKTNNEDGVAFAVEKFVLS comes from the coding sequence ATGATTAAACTGATTGCCATCGATCTGGATGGAACGCTACTGAATCCTGATGGCAGTATAAGCAGGAAATCCCATAGCGCTCTGAAAGAAGCAAAAAATAAAGGTGTAAAAATTGTTCTCTGCTCCGGACGGCCGCTTGCCGGAATCAAACCCTTCCTTAAGGAACTTGGTCTGACAGATCCGGGGGATTATGCCATCACATATAATGGCGGACTTGTTCAGAAAACCGATACCGGAGACGTTCTGTCAGAGAGAATCCTGACGCGTCACGACATCATTTCTCTTTACGCATTAAGCCGGAAGATTGGTGTGCCGATGAATTTTATTGACATGAACAAAGTGTATTGCCCTGATCCTCCGGCAGACCGGCCTTCCTTATACAGACAGATCATGCATGCCCTTCCTTTTGTTAAAGCAGATATCGAACAACTTCCCTCTGATCTGAAAATTAACAAAGTTGTTTACTGTACGGATCAGGCGGCTCTGGATCAGGCAATCCGTTCCATTCCCGCATTTTATCGCAGTCAATATACGATGATGAAATCCAGAACCATCCTGCTTGAAATATTGAATAAAGATGTAAATAAAGCAAGGGGCCTGCAGGTACTTGGCTCTTATCTGAAAATTGCACCCCGGGAAATGATGGCCATCGGAGATCAGGAAAATGATCTGGCAATGATTCGTTATGCAGGACTTGGTGTTGCAATGGGGAACGCCATTATGGAATTAAAGAATGACGCACAATTTGTGACAAAAACGAATAATGAAGACGGGGTCGCCTTTGCCGTGGAAAAATTTGTTCTGTCCTGA
- a CDS encoding nicotinate phosphoribosyltransferase: MESRFDVKNDRDLSMLVDFYELTMGNSYLEEGVGDQIVYFDMYFRRIPDGGGYCIMAGVDQLIEYLQNLRFTKDDINYLRSTKAFSEKFLDYLSTFKFSCDVWAIPEGYPVFPNEPLVTVRGPAIQAQLLETMVLVTINHQTLIATKASRISRVAGKRPVMEFGSRRAQGYDGAIYGARAAVIGGCSATANTLAGMMFDIPVSGTMAHSWIQLFDSELEAFRAWARAYPDQCLVLIDTYNVLKSGLPNAIQVFKELRAQGHEPLGIRIDSGDITYLTKRVRKALDEAGFPKAIIVISNSLDEHIIKDVLAEGAQINSFGVGERLITARSEPVFGGVYKLAAVEKGGKVVPRIKISENEEKITNPGFKKIYRIYEKEQDKAIADLICDHEETLDETKPLTLFDPVFTWKKKTLKNYRAELLRKQIFKDGKLCYKSPSVREIRSFAIQQLNRQWAEVLRFENPHNYYVDLSQKVWNTKHGLLNHYSDEFSGK, from the coding sequence ATGGAATCCAGGTTTGATGTCAAAAATGACCGGGATCTGTCGATGCTGGTTGATTTTTATGAACTTACTATGGGTAACAGTTATCTGGAAGAAGGGGTAGGCGATCAGATTGTCTACTTCGATATGTATTTTCGCCGGATACCGGACGGCGGAGGATATTGCATCATGGCCGGTGTGGATCAGCTGATTGAGTATCTGCAGAATCTGCGCTTTACAAAGGACGATATTAATTATCTCCGGTCAACTAAAGCCTTTTCTGAAAAATTTCTTGATTATTTGTCCACATTTAAATTTTCATGCGATGTCTGGGCGATTCCGGAAGGCTATCCGGTTTTTCCGAATGAGCCGCTGGTAACGGTCAGGGGTCCGGCTATACAGGCGCAGCTCCTTGAGACGATGGTGCTTGTTACGATCAATCATCAGACACTGATTGCGACAAAAGCAAGCCGGATTAGCCGCGTCGCCGGGAAACGCCCGGTTATGGAATTCGGATCACGACGTGCTCAGGGATATGATGGTGCGATCTACGGAGCCCGTGCTGCCGTGATCGGTGGCTGCTCTGCAACTGCCAATACGCTGGCAGGGATGATGTTCGATATCCCTGTATCAGGGACGATGGCACACAGCTGGATCCAGTTGTTTGACAGTGAACTGGAAGCATTCCGGGCATGGGCACGTGCTTATCCGGATCAGTGTCTTGTCCTGATCGACACCTATAATGTATTGAAATCCGGTTTACCAAATGCGATTCAGGTCTTCAAAGAACTGCGTGCGCAAGGGCATGAACCGCTCGGTATTCGTATCGATTCAGGTGATATCACCTATCTGACCAAACGTGTTCGTAAAGCATTGGACGAGGCTGGTTTTCCAAAAGCGATTATCGTTATTTCAAACTCTCTGGATGAACACATTATTAAGGATGTACTCGCAGAAGGCGCTCAGATTAATTCATTTGGCGTTGGTGAACGGCTGATTACCGCAAGATCTGAGCCGGTTTTCGGAGGAGTGTATAAGCTTGCCGCCGTGGAAAAGGGCGGGAAGGTTGTGCCAAGAATTAAAATCAGTGAAAATGAAGAAAAAATAACCAATCCGGGCTTTAAGAAAATATACCGTATTTATGAAAAAGAGCAAGACAAAGCCATTGCTGATCTAATCTGTGATCATGAAGAAACTTTGGATGAGACAAAACCACTGACCTTGTTCGATCCGGTATTTACATGGAAGAAAAAGACACTCAAAAATTACAGGGCAGAATTACTCCGGAAACAGATTTTCAAAGATGGAAAATTGTGCTATAAAAGCCCTTCGGTAAGGGAAATCCGGTCTTTTGCCATTCAGCAGCTGAATCGGCAGTGGGCCGAGGTTCTTCGCTTTGAGAATCCACATAATTACTATGTGGATCTGTCACAGAAAGTCTGGAATACAAAGCACGGTCTTCTGAATCATTATTCGGATGAATTCAGCGGGAAATGA
- a CDS encoding D-2-hydroxyacid dehydrogenase yields MKKIVFRFDDEFKLSNEVLQKVRTKYRSLFQFLTATNCNQAALNDAEAFIGWPSDDELKAMPRLQWLQLPSAGANHFARHPNLSEQVVLTNASGVFGVSGAEHIFSLLLAFTRNLADYIKQQEKQIWHVVPHALQLDGATVALVGMGDIGIETAKRLHAFGSVVVGVRRTLSSKPDFVNRLYDMNGLDDALGQSDFVVNILPLTPETELLFNRERFSHMKDGAVFINVGRGGTVDEPALIQSLTSGKLAGAGLDVTATEPLPGDSPLWKLSNVILTSHSLGVGPGKLKKRSDLILRNLEHFSKDEPLENIVNRKLGY; encoded by the coding sequence ATGAAGAAGATTGTTTTTAGATTTGATGATGAATTTAAACTTTCTAATGAAGTCCTTCAAAAGGTCCGTACAAAGTACCGGTCGCTATTTCAATTTTTGACTGCGACAAACTGTAATCAGGCTGCCCTTAACGATGCAGAGGCCTTTATTGGCTGGCCATCTGATGATGAACTGAAGGCGATGCCCCGGCTGCAGTGGTTGCAGCTGCCCAGTGCGGGGGCAAATCATTTTGCCCGACATCCGAATCTCTCGGAACAAGTCGTCTTAACCAATGCCAGCGGTGTATTCGGCGTGTCTGGAGCAGAGCATATCTTTTCTCTGCTTCTGGCTTTCACGCGGAATCTGGCTGACTACATAAAACAGCAGGAAAAGCAGATCTGGCATGTCGTGCCTCACGCGCTTCAGCTGGATGGGGCAACCGTAGCACTTGTTGGCATGGGAGATATCGGGATTGAGACGGCAAAGCGTCTGCACGCATTCGGGTCTGTTGTTGTCGGAGTCAGAAGAACGCTGAGCTCGAAACCTGATTTTGTAAACAGACTCTATGATATGAATGGACTGGATGATGCACTGGGTCAGAGTGATTTCGTTGTAAATATTTTACCTCTTACTCCGGAAACGGAATTATTATTTAACAGGGAACGTTTTTCACACATGAAAGACGGTGCCGTGTTCATCAATGTCGGCCGAGGCGGGACTGTAGATGAACCGGCGCTGATTCAGTCTCTCACATCAGGTAAACTGGCAGGTGCGGGACTGGATGTCACAGCCACTGAACCGCTTCCGGGCGACAGCCCACTCTGGAAATTATCGAATGTCATTCTTACTTCTCATTCGCTCGGCGTCGGACCAGGGAAGTTAAAAAAACGTTCCGATCTGATTCTTCGTAATCTAGAACACTTCAGTAAAGATGAACCGTTAGAAAATATAGTGAACAGAAAGCTCGGTTATTAA
- a CDS encoding exodeoxyribonuclease III, which yields MKFISWNVNGFRALQRKMDVGAWLKETGAEALCIQETKLQRSQVDFQTSEYLQFWNDAERKGYSGTAIFTRRKPLNATYGIGIEEHDHEGRVITLEYENFYLVTVYTPNTKRDLSRLSYRMEWGKAFTDYIKHLDADKPVIFCGDLNVAHQSIDLKNAKSNEKNAGFTIEERSDFSRLLDAGFTDSFRYLHPKQEGAYSWWSFMAHARQRNIGWRIDYFVVSDRLRSRIRDAKILSNMMGSDHCPVELDLA from the coding sequence GTGAAATTTATTTCGTGGAATGTGAATGGTTTCCGGGCTCTGCAGCGCAAGATGGATGTCGGAGCCTGGCTGAAAGAGACCGGTGCGGAAGCCCTCTGCATTCAGGAGACGAAACTGCAACGCAGCCAGGTTGACTTTCAAACATCTGAATATCTGCAATTCTGGAATGATGCGGAAAGGAAGGGCTACTCAGGTACAGCCATTTTCACCAGGCGTAAGCCTTTAAACGCAACTTATGGCATCGGGATCGAAGAACACGACCATGAAGGCCGGGTGATTACACTTGAGTATGAAAATTTCTATCTGGTGACTGTTTATACCCCCAACACTAAACGGGATCTGTCACGTCTTTCGTACCGCATGGAGTGGGGAAAAGCATTTACAGATTATATAAAGCACCTTGACGCAGATAAGCCGGTCATTTTTTGTGGAGATCTGAATGTTGCTCATCAGTCCATTGATCTGAAGAATGCGAAAAGCAATGAAAAAAATGCCGGCTTTACCATCGAAGAACGTTCTGATTTTTCCCGCCTGCTTGATGCCGGTTTTACCGACAGCTTCAGGTATCTGCATCCAAAGCAGGAAGGGGCCTACTCATGGTGGTCGTTTATGGCACATGCCCGTCAGCGAAATATCGGATGGCGGATTGACTATTTTGTTGTTTCAGACAGGCTGAGAAGCAGGATCAGGGATGCGAAGATACTCAGCAACATGATGGGGTCGGACCACTGTCCTGTTGAACTTGACCTGGCCTGA
- a CDS encoding DUF6176 family protein encodes MKVELTKFKVKQGKSKCVDEWMEFLNQYMKDVLLTLEDEKMYVESIFRERMDGQEFLYWFSVQGEGGQEVENSQHWVDQKHLEYWDECIDPDFSPIDLKPEVVMIPEQIRAGMI; translated from the coding sequence ATGAAAGTGGAGCTTACTAAGTTCAAAGTGAAACAGGGAAAGTCAAAATGTGTTGATGAGTGGATGGAATTTCTCAATCAATACATGAAGGATGTTCTACTTACATTGGAAGATGAAAAAATGTATGTAGAATCGATATTCAGGGAGCGTATGGACGGCCAGGAGTTTCTATATTGGTTCTCCGTGCAAGGCGAAGGAGGACAGGAAGTAGAGAATTCGCAGCATTGGGTGGATCAAAAACATCTGGAATACTGGGATGAATGTATTGATCCTGATTTCTCACCGATTGATTTGAAACCGGAAGTTGTTATGATACCGGAACAAATAAGGGCCGGTATGATCTAG
- the comGA gene encoding competence type IV pilus ATPase ComGA, whose amino-acid sequence MTEISAETVEKSRELLEHACQAEASDIHFIPRVEDTLVELRIHGYLYQMTLLPAADAERIINHFKYLSGMDIGERRLPQSGSMRLIINSEVVSLRLSTLPTPEQESLVIRLLPQQKELAVRDLSVFQEATEGLASLLNFNSGMILISGPTGSGKTTTLYTMLMELQKRYHARIITIEDPIEIRNHSFVQMEVNEKAHFSYAEGFKAILRHDPDIIMIGEIRDENTAKMAVRASLTGHLVLSTVHAFNASGTIRRMTELGVPQYDLKETLVGVIAQRLVNIQCPECGPVCRTDCSNRHHPSRTGIFEILTGMALHEYLSSRSRSSRPAYKTFDDYLEEGVTNGLIEKREWKGGGIANVESRTLEKERTGKDADSAW is encoded by the coding sequence TTGACCGAAATATCTGCTGAAACTGTTGAAAAGAGCAGAGAATTACTGGAGCACGCCTGTCAGGCAGAGGCCTCAGATATTCATTTTATCCCACGTGTGGAAGATACGCTTGTTGAACTGCGTATCCACGGTTACCTTTATCAAATGACCCTTTTGCCTGCAGCAGATGCTGAACGAATCATTAATCATTTTAAGTACCTGTCCGGCATGGATATAGGAGAACGCAGGCTGCCGCAAAGTGGGTCAATGAGACTCATCATTAACAGCGAGGTTGTCTCACTCCGTCTGTCAACGCTCCCCACACCAGAACAGGAAAGCCTGGTCATTCGATTATTACCGCAGCAGAAAGAATTGGCAGTTCGTGACTTATCCGTGTTTCAGGAGGCAACTGAAGGACTTGCTTCCCTTCTTAACTTTAATAGCGGTATGATTCTGATTTCAGGGCCTACAGGTTCTGGAAAGACGACCACATTATATACGATGCTTATGGAATTACAGAAACGTTATCATGCGCGGATCATCACTATTGAAGACCCGATTGAAATAAGAAATCACAGTTTTGTGCAGATGGAAGTGAACGAAAAAGCACATTTTTCCTATGCGGAGGGATTCAAAGCCATTCTGCGGCACGACCCCGATATCATCATGATCGGTGAAATAAGAGATGAAAATACAGCGAAAATGGCCGTCCGGGCCAGTCTGACGGGTCATCTTGTCCTTTCTACGGTGCATGCCTTTAATGCTTCCGGCACGATCAGAAGAATGACAGAACTTGGCGTACCCCAGTACGACCTTAAGGAGACGCTGGTTGGCGTGATTGCTCAGCGACTGGTAAATATTCAGTGCCCGGAGTGCGGGCCGGTCTGCAGGACAGACTGCAGCAACCGCCATCATCCGAGTCGAACGGGAATTTTTGAGATACTGACTGGAATGGCATTACATGAATATCTGTCCAGCAGATCAAGAAGCAGCCGGCCCGCGTATAAAACGTTCGATGATTATCTGGAGGAAGGCGTCACAAACGGACTGATAGAGAAAAGAGAGTGGAAGGGGGGTGGAATAGCAAATGTGGAGAGCCGGACGCTGGAAAAAGAAAGAACAGGCAAAGATGCTGATTCAGCTTGGTGA
- a CDS encoding NADH-dependent flavin oxidoreductase — protein MILLAFDELFKPVDLPNGVRLANRLAIAPMTTWSGNRNGTVSDQELDYYKRRASLAGLFISACIAVSPGGLAFDHQFIAYDDAVLPRLKKMAKVMKSAGSKAVLQIHHGGSEAPKKFVNFNETVSASAVPSFSNPGEVPAELSEEEIKTIIKEFGYAARQAIRAGFDGVEIHGANHYLIQQFVSAHFNQRRDKWGGSLENRLRFPFAVLEEVQSVVRKYANDSFIVGYRFSPEEIHRYHGYDLKDTFQLADGLIKRGIHYLHVSQQDITTKPYGSPEDSGTIVHRLADYIGGRVPLIAVGGIHHPDEAVAGLHDGADLVALGREAIMDPDWTQKVKDNQIDQIHDRLLVDKQKELVVPDRLWKIISKPTGWFPLA, from the coding sequence GTGATTTTGTTGGCATTTGATGAATTGTTTAAGCCTGTTGACTTGCCAAATGGAGTCAGATTAGCTAATCGCCTGGCAATCGCTCCAATGACAACCTGGTCAGGAAACCGTAATGGGACAGTTTCCGATCAGGAACTGGATTACTATAAAAGAAGAGCATCTCTGGCAGGGTTATTTATTTCTGCCTGCATCGCGGTATCACCTGGTGGTCTGGCATTTGATCATCAGTTTATTGCTTATGATGATGCGGTGCTTCCCAGACTGAAAAAAATGGCGAAGGTAATGAAATCTGCAGGCAGTAAAGCTGTTTTGCAGATTCATCACGGAGGCAGCGAAGCGCCAAAGAAGTTTGTCAACTTTAATGAGACTGTCAGCGCGAGTGCGGTACCGTCTTTCTCTAACCCTGGTGAAGTGCCGGCAGAACTTTCTGAGGAAGAAATTAAAACCATCATTAAGGAATTCGGATATGCTGCCAGACAGGCTATACGCGCCGGCTTTGATGGTGTTGAAATTCACGGTGCCAATCATTATTTAATTCAACAATTCGTTTCTGCACACTTTAACCAGAGAAGGGACAAATGGGGCGGTTCGCTGGAAAATCGTCTGCGTTTTCCTTTTGCTGTACTGGAAGAAGTACAGTCGGTGGTCAGAAAATATGCGAATGATTCATTTATTGTCGGTTACCGTTTTTCTCCGGAAGAAATTCACAGATATCACGGTTATGATCTTAAGGACACCTTCCAGCTTGCTGATGGCCTGATAAAAAGAGGCATTCATTATCTACATGTTTCTCAGCAGGATATCACAACCAAACCATATGGTAGTCCTGAAGACAGCGGGACCATTGTTCACCGGCTTGCGGATTATATTGGCGGCAGAGTCCCTCTGATCGCTGTAGGCGGTATTCATCATCCTGACGAAGCGGTTGCGGGGCTTCATGACGGTGCAGATCTCGTTGCCCTGGGGAGAGAAGCCATTATGGACCCTGACTGGACGCAGAAGGTAAAGGACAATCAGATAGACCAGATCCATGACCGACTCTTAGTCGATAAACAGAAGGAACTGGTCGTCCCGGACAGATTGTGGAAAATCATTTCGAAACCAACCGGCTGGTTCCCGCTTGCCTGA